The following coding sequences lie in one Pungitius pungitius chromosome 18, fPunPun2.1, whole genome shotgun sequence genomic window:
- the cplx4a gene encoding complexin-4a: MAFLIKSMIGNPLSGIGLGGGGDKEEEATPTDPAKAAGMTREEYEEYQKQVVEEKMERDADFLHKKAERATLRVCLREKYRLPKSEQDENMIEIAGDDVDVPEELLKMVDEDATEEEGKDSIMGQFQNLQNMDMDQLKEKASATVTELKTKAEEKCCVM; encoded by the exons ATGGCTTTCTTGATCAAGAGCATGATTGGGAACCCCCTGTCGGGGATCGGCCTCGGCGGCGGAGGAGACAAGGAAGAGGAGGCCACCCCCACAGATCCAGCCAAAGCAGCGGGGATGACACGCGAGGAGTATGAAGAGTACCAGAAacaggtggtggaggagaa GATGGAGCGAGATGCAGATTTCTTACACAAGAAGGCGGAAAGGGCCACACTGAGGGTGTGTCTCAGAGAAAAATACAGGCTGCCAAAG AGCGAGCAGGACGAAAACATGATCGAGATAGCCGGGGACGACGTGGACGTGCccgaggagctgctgaagaTGGTGGACGAGGacgccacagaggaggagggcaaGGACTCCATCATGGGCCAGTTTCAAAACTTGCAGAACATGGACATGGaccagctgaaggagaaggcctCGGCAACCGTCACCGAGCTCAAGACCAAAGCGGAGGAGAAGTGCTGCGTCATGTGA